One window of Chryseobacterium sp. JJR-5R genomic DNA carries:
- a CDS encoding BamA/TamA family outer membrane protein produces MRKNYQTYFRYILTCGMASVTLSCSNTKYLQEGQMLYTGAKIKIENDTLSKNEKKDLQAALEANLTPKPNSSFLGLRPKLFFYNIAKEPKKEKGFNYWLKYKIGEKPVLLGDVDREFNKEIIENYSENKGYFNAAATYDTVSKNKRAQVIYTVRPGARYLISNVKFQKDSSVVNQEIQNITDKTFLKRGNPFDLDVIKSERQRIDNSLKEKGFYYFHPDNLIIQADSTVSKNHKVELNVKLKDNTPDLSTQQFSIDKVVVFPNYNIQDVRQGKYSVPMDPDSLQKYAHNDIYVIDPQHKFKPKIFDRALYFKRGDLYNRTNHNLTLNRLISLGVFKFVKNEFVVSDSLQHKFDAYYLLTPRELQSLRLEALGRTNSANYAGSELNLNWTHRNFFRGAEQFKASVYGAFDVQIGGPENAKNIFRAGTNVQLSIPRIVAPFRFNSSSAFVPRTNITLGYEFQNRTEYYTLNTFSGSFGYVWKENVRKEHDLKILDITYVSPANITPLYDSLSRKSDAMRRVVERQLIFGPTYSYTYTNTMLSKPTTMYYKGTLDLAGNLTGLITGANVKKDKEKNIFGVPFSQYAKIENDVRLYHKFTEKTSLASRLIAGVAYPYGNSEHIPFSRQFFSGGSNSVRAFRARTLGPGSFDPRTIQEGYYFDQSGDIKLELNAEYRANLYKFLNVAVFADAGNVWLVNEDAERPGAKFSKEFLSEVAVGAGVGLRLDFSILILRLDLAMPLRVPYYQRGDRWAFDKINFGDSSWRRDNLILNIAIGYPF; encoded by the coding sequence ATGAGAAAAAATTATCAGACATACTTCAGATATATACTTACATGCGGGATGGCTTCGGTAACGCTTTCGTGCAGCAACACAAAATACCTGCAGGAGGGACAGATGCTGTATACCGGGGCAAAAATCAAGATTGAAAATGACACCCTTTCCAAAAATGAAAAGAAAGATCTGCAGGCTGCCCTGGAAGCCAATCTTACCCCTAAGCCCAATTCATCTTTCTTAGGATTAAGACCAAAGCTGTTCTTTTACAATATTGCCAAAGAGCCTAAAAAAGAAAAAGGCTTCAATTACTGGCTCAAATATAAAATAGGTGAAAAGCCTGTTCTGTTAGGTGATGTAGACCGCGAGTTTAACAAGGAGATTATTGAAAATTATTCTGAGAACAAAGGTTATTTCAATGCAGCGGCTACCTATGATACGGTATCAAAAAACAAAAGGGCACAGGTTATTTATACGGTCAGGCCGGGCGCAAGATACCTGATCAGCAATGTAAAATTCCAGAAAGATTCTTCTGTAGTAAATCAGGAAATCCAGAATATTACGGATAAAACCTTTCTGAAAAGAGGAAATCCGTTTGATCTTGATGTCATTAAATCCGAACGGCAGAGAATTGACAACAGCTTAAAGGAAAAAGGGTTCTATTATTTTCATCCTGATAATCTTATCATTCAGGCCGACAGTACGGTGAGCAAAAACCACAAAGTAGAGCTTAATGTAAAACTAAAAGATAATACGCCTGACCTTTCTACCCAGCAGTTCAGTATTGATAAAGTGGTGGTTTTTCCTAATTACAACATCCAGGATGTAAGGCAGGGGAAATACAGCGTCCCGATGGATCCGGATTCGCTTCAGAAATATGCCCATAATGATATTTATGTAATTGACCCGCAGCATAAATTCAAGCCGAAAATTTTCGACAGGGCGCTATACTTTAAAAGAGGGGACCTTTACAACAGGACCAACCATAACCTTACCCTGAACCGGCTGATCAGTTTAGGGGTTTTCAAATTCGTGAAAAATGAATTTGTGGTTTCAGATTCCCTGCAGCATAAATTTGATGCTTATTACCTGTTAACGCCGCGGGAGCTTCAGTCTCTCCGCCTGGAAGCCCTGGGAAGAACCAACTCTGCAAATTATGCAGGAAGCGAACTGAACCTCAACTGGACCCACAGGAATTTTTTCAGAGGTGCGGAACAGTTTAAGGCTTCTGTGTACGGAGCTTTTGATGTACAGATCGGCGGGCCGGAAAATGCCAAAAATATATTCAGGGCCGGAACCAATGTCCAGCTTTCCATTCCGAGAATTGTAGCACCGTTCCGATTCAATTCTTCAAGTGCATTTGTACCGAGGACCAATATTACATTAGGTTATGAATTCCAGAACCGTACAGAATATTATACGCTGAATACATTCAGCGGTTCATTCGGCTATGTATGGAAAGAAAATGTAAGGAAGGAACATGACCTTAAGATTCTTGATATTACGTATGTTTCTCCGGCTAATATCACGCCGCTGTATGATTCTCTTTCCCGGAAGAGCGATGCGATGCGAAGAGTGGTGGAACGCCAGCTGATCTTCGGGCCTACCTATTCTTACACGTATACCAATACCATGCTGTCGAAACCTACGACCATGTATTATAAAGGGACTCTGGATCTCGCCGGAAACCTTACCGGGTTGATTACCGGTGCCAATGTAAAAAAGGACAAAGAGAAAAATATTTTCGGGGTTCCGTTCAGCCAGTATGCCAAAATAGAAAATGATGTCAGGCTGTATCATAAATTCACTGAAAAGACATCTCTAGCCTCCCGGCTTATTGCCGGTGTGGCATATCCGTACGGGAATTCGGAGCATATTCCTTTTTCGAGGCAGTTTTTCTCGGGAGGAAGTAACAGTGTAAGGGCTTTCAGGGCAAGGACGCTGGGGCCGGGAAGTTTTGATCCGCGGACGATCCAGGAAGGGTATTATTTTGATCAGTCGGGAGATATCAAACTGGAGTTAAATGCTGAATACCGGGCCAATCTTTATAAGTTTTTAAATGTTGCAGTGTTTGCTGATGCCGGGAACGTGTGGCTCGTTAATGAAGATGCTGAAAGGCCGGGTGCGAAATTTTCAAAAGAATTTTTGAGTGAAGTGGCTGTGGGAGCGGGAGTCGGCCTGAGACTTGATTTCTCTATCTTAATTTTAAGGCTTGATCTGGCAATGCCTCTTCGTGTACCCTATTATCAAAGAGGCGACCGGTGGGCTTTCGATAAAATCAATTTCGGGGATTCCAGCTGGAGAAGAGACAATCTTATTCTGAATATTGCCATCGGCTATCCTTTCTAA
- a CDS encoding YihY/virulence factor BrkB family protein: MVKSAKFFWETLKETYTQWNKSSASNDSASLAYYAIFSIPGLLIIIIWIAGNFFGQEAISGEISKQIRGIMGEEASKSVEAMIAGALIDKENIIMKIIGIGSLVFGSTTLFFQLQRSLNSLWDVQAAPKKALTKFLMDRANSLGMILILGFLLMVTMILSNVISFFNNWITSYFGFETYLLIELINYVIGFGIVMLLFALMFKVLPDVEIKWKPVWSGAFLTAILFTLGKFLLGLYFGTAQPTSTFGAAGTVILIMMWINYSCMLVFFGAEYTKVYALRKGYRIIPSKHAKWSEAKLYEDSMKTENNEMVKKNS, from the coding sequence ATGGTAAAAAGTGCAAAATTTTTCTGGGAAACATTAAAGGAAACCTACACGCAATGGAATAAATCCTCAGCATCCAATGACTCTGCAAGCCTGGCATACTATGCTATCTTCTCAATTCCCGGACTACTGATCATCATTATCTGGATCGCCGGCAATTTCTTTGGTCAGGAAGCCATCAGTGGAGAAATCAGCAAGCAGATCAGAGGGATTATGGGCGAAGAAGCCTCAAAAAGTGTCGAAGCTATGATTGCCGGCGCTTTGATTGATAAAGAGAATATTATCATGAAGATTATCGGTATCGGCTCATTGGTATTCGGTTCCACTACGCTGTTCTTTCAGCTTCAACGGAGTTTAAACAGCCTTTGGGACGTACAGGCAGCACCTAAGAAAGCACTGACTAAATTTTTAATGGACAGGGCCAATTCATTGGGAATGATTCTTATTTTAGGATTTTTGCTGATGGTAACGATGATTCTTTCTAATGTCATAAGCTTTTTCAATAACTGGATTACTTCATATTTCGGGTTCGAAACCTATCTGCTGATAGAGTTAATTAATTATGTCATTGGATTTGGAATCGTGATGCTCCTCTTTGCTTTAATGTTTAAAGTACTGCCGGATGTAGAGATTAAATGGAAGCCTGTCTGGAGCGGTGCTTTCCTGACAGCCATTCTGTTTACCCTGGGAAAATTTCTGTTAGGCCTTTACTTCGGAACGGCGCAGCCTACTTCTACTTTCGGCGCTGCCGGAACAGTGATTCTGATTATGATGTGGATTAACTATTCCTGTATGCTGGTGTTCTTCGGCGCAGAATATACGAAGGTCTATGCCCTGAGAAAAGGATATAGAATTATTCCTTCAAAACATGCCAAATGGAGTGAAGCCAAGCTGTATGAAGACAGCATGAAAACCGAAAATAATGAAATGGTCAAGAAAAATTCATAA